A part of Streptomyces sp. NBC_01210 genomic DNA contains:
- a CDS encoding ATP-binding protein, translating to MSTTRQQPPGDLGPEPNGAGAAPASGAPGGAVRSLALGSASGIVPMARDFTRQALYDWGWLPAASADRRAAAEDVLLVVSELVTNACLHADGPEQLKVGCDGKVLRLEVTDRGTGQPAPRTPHRAGRPGGHGMFIVQRLCLDWGVVRVPGASGKTVWAELAAPS from the coding sequence ATGAGCACCACCCGGCAGCAGCCGCCGGGCGACCTCGGCCCCGAGCCGAACGGCGCCGGCGCCGCCCCTGCCTCCGGTGCACCCGGTGGTGCGGTGCGCAGTCTTGCCCTGGGCAGCGCCAGCGGCATCGTTCCGATGGCCCGCGACTTCACCCGCCAGGCGCTGTACGACTGGGGCTGGCTGCCCGCCGCCAGCGCCGACCGGCGGGCGGCGGCGGAGGATGTGCTGCTGGTCGTGTCCGAACTGGTCACCAACGCCTGCCTGCACGCCGATGGCCCGGAGCAGCTGAAAGTCGGCTGCGACGGGAAAGTGCTGCGCCTGGAAGTCACCGACCGGGGCACCGGCCAGCCCGCCCCGCGCACCCCGCACCGGGCCGGACGGCCCGGCGGACACGGGATGTTCATCGTCCAACGTCTCTGTCTGGACTGGGGAGTTGTCCGCGTGCCCGGCGCGTCGGGCAAGACGGTCTGGGCGGAGCTCGCCGCGCCGTCCTAG
- a CDS encoding COG1470 family protein: protein MHVRARLAVALAVAVLLCALCGLCAPAAWASGEPTWTAEPAAGGGRPYIYMEGVPGTVLEDKLSVTNRGAKPLAVRLRSADMFNTAGGAPAVRGARQSKDAGTWITLAANRVTVPPRTRAEVPFSVTVPPGALPGDHPGAVVAESGGREAGVRIQLRVSGPTLAALTVEDVAVSGGAIRYSLVNRGNTALTPQVAFRADGLFGQVLRRAPRTLPVELLPAQRVRITEKWTDPPSLNKVTVHIEATASGDARAEASVSAAFVPWRAVGGAVAALLTTSVTTLWWVRRRRHPPAPDPTSEQTDNDRHLARSGT from the coding sequence GTGCACGTGCGCGCACGCCTCGCCGTCGCCCTCGCCGTCGCCGTGCTGCTGTGCGCGCTCTGTGGGCTGTGCGCCCCTGCCGCGTGGGCGTCCGGCGAGCCGACGTGGACGGCGGAACCGGCGGCGGGCGGAGGCAGACCGTACATCTATATGGAAGGCGTGCCCGGCACCGTCCTCGAGGACAAGCTCTCCGTGACGAACCGGGGCGCGAAGCCGCTCGCCGTCCGGCTCAGGTCCGCCGATATGTTCAACACCGCGGGTGGCGCGCCCGCGGTACGGGGCGCGCGGCAGTCCAAGGACGCGGGCACCTGGATCACGCTCGCCGCGAACCGGGTGACGGTCCCGCCCCGCACCAGGGCGGAGGTCCCCTTCTCGGTCACGGTCCCTCCGGGCGCACTCCCCGGCGACCATCCGGGCGCGGTTGTGGCGGAGTCCGGCGGCCGTGAGGCGGGCGTACGGATCCAGCTGCGGGTGAGCGGCCCCACGCTGGCGGCGCTCACGGTCGAGGACGTGGCGGTCTCCGGCGGCGCGATCCGCTACAGCCTGGTGAACCGCGGCAATACGGCGCTGACCCCGCAAGTCGCGTTCCGCGCGGACGGTCTGTTCGGGCAGGTGCTGCGCCGGGCGCCGCGGACGCTGCCGGTGGAACTGCTCCCGGCCCAGCGCGTCAGGATCACCGAGAAGTGGACCGATCCTCCCTCGCTGAACAAGGTGACCGTCCACATCGAGGCGACGGCATCGGGCGACGCGAGGGCCGAGGCCTCGGTATCGGCGGCCTTCGTCCCCTGGAGGGCGGTGGGGGGCGCGGTCGCGGCTCTGCTCACCACGTCCGTGACGACGCTGTGGTGGGTGCGGCGCCGACGCCACCCCCCGGCCCCCGATCCGACCTCTGAACAGACGGACAACGACCGGCACTTGGCGAGGTCAGGAACATGA
- a CDS encoding RNA polymerase sigma factor SigF, producing the protein MEETMSPRLDASRTPTAPSTHAPAPEPENLESLNGLNGLPQIPPFNEVGPVDARALSKTLFGRLESLEEGTHEYAYVRNTLVELNLALVKFAASRFRSRSEPMEDIIQVGTIGLIKAIDRFELSRGVEFPTFAMPTIVGEIKRFFRDTSWSVRVPRRLQELRLDLAKARDELAQQLDRAPTVGELGQQLGISNDEVVEGMAASNAYTASSLDAQPEEDDTEGALADRIGYEDHGLEGIEYVESLKPLIASLPPRDRKILSLRFVANMTQSEIGEELGISQMHVSRLLSRTLVKLRKGLTLEE; encoded by the coding sequence ATGGAGGAGACCATGTCACCCCGGCTCGACGCATCGCGTACCCCCACCGCGCCGTCGACACACGCCCCCGCCCCCGAACCCGAGAACCTGGAAAGCCTGAACGGGCTGAACGGGCTCCCGCAGATCCCACCCTTCAACGAGGTGGGACCAGTGGACGCGCGCGCCCTGTCGAAGACGCTCTTCGGGCGCCTCGAATCCCTCGAGGAAGGCACGCACGAGTACGCCTACGTACGCAACACGCTCGTCGAACTCAACCTGGCGCTGGTCAAGTTCGCCGCCTCCCGGTTCCGCTCCCGCAGCGAACCGATGGAGGACATCATCCAGGTCGGCACGATCGGCCTGATCAAGGCGATCGACCGCTTCGAACTCAGCCGCGGCGTCGAGTTCCCGACCTTCGCGATGCCGACCATCGTCGGCGAGATCAAGCGATTCTTCCGCGACACCAGTTGGTCGGTGCGGGTGCCGCGCCGCCTCCAGGAGCTGCGGCTCGACCTCGCGAAGGCGCGCGACGAACTCGCCCAGCAGCTCGACCGCGCGCCCACGGTCGGCGAACTGGGGCAGCAGCTCGGCATCAGCAACGACGAGGTCGTCGAGGGCATGGCGGCGAGCAACGCGTACACCGCGAGCTCGCTGGACGCCCAGCCCGAGGAGGACGACACCGAGGGCGCGCTCGCGGACCGCATCGGCTACGAGGACCACGGACTCGAGGGCATCGAGTACGTCGAGTCGCTGAAGCCGCTGATTGCAAGCCTTCCGCCACGGGACCGTAAAATCCTCTCCCTGCGTTTCGTCGCCAATATGACGCAGTCGGAGATCGGCGAGGAGCTCGGAATCTCGCAGATGCATGTGTCCCGGCTGCTGTCCCGCACCCTGGTCAAGCTCCGGAAGGGCCTGACGCTGGAGGAGTAA
- a CDS encoding peptide MFS transporter gives MASSLTKDTAGAPSGEKTFFGHPRGMATLFMTEMWERFSWYGMRGILTLYLVASVLDGPLQGREALAASIYGVYNAVVYMAAMPGGWVADRLWGARKSVLVGGIVIALGHFTLAIPNNTAFFVGLALIAIGTGLLKPNISAMVGGLYEGQSSARRDAGFTLFYMAINIGGMAAPLVVGYLGENVNWHLGFAVAGIGMALAVVQYVLGGRHLGDIGKEPAKPASPEEKRAVLRKVGLWSGLAVLALVADIVVGTYDIEHIVNVLAILGIVVPIVYFITIFRDPALTNEDRPKIKAYVWFFVTAVLFWMIYDQSGSLLTIFANNKTDRMIGGWEFPASWYQSVNPMMVIVLAPVFAALWVRLAKRNREPSTPLKFALAMLLIGGSFGIMGLAGAAAANSETGKVTVFWLLSVYLVQTLGEMCLSPVGLSLSTKLAPKLFVGQIMGLWFLATSTGNALNGWTTKLNAPLGDTLYYTMWAIIAVAAGLAFMTAGKKIRALMGDVK, from the coding sequence ATGGCGTCCAGCCTGACGAAGGACACCGCCGGGGCTCCCTCTGGCGAGAAGACCTTCTTCGGCCACCCCCGCGGTATGGCCACCCTCTTCATGACGGAGATGTGGGAGCGCTTTTCCTGGTATGGAATGCGCGGAATTCTCACCCTCTACCTGGTGGCCTCCGTCCTCGACGGACCGCTCCAGGGCCGCGAGGCGCTCGCCGCCTCGATCTACGGTGTCTACAACGCCGTCGTCTACATGGCTGCCATGCCCGGCGGCTGGGTCGCGGACCGCCTCTGGGGCGCGCGCAAGTCCGTTCTCGTCGGCGGCATCGTCATCGCGCTGGGCCACTTCACCCTCGCGATCCCGAACAACACCGCCTTCTTCGTCGGTCTCGCGCTGATCGCGATCGGCACCGGTCTGCTGAAGCCGAACATCTCCGCGATGGTCGGCGGCCTCTACGAGGGCCAGTCCAGCGCCCGCCGCGACGCCGGTTTCACCCTCTTCTACATGGCGATCAACATCGGCGGTATGGCCGCCCCGCTGGTCGTCGGCTACCTCGGCGAGAACGTCAACTGGCACCTCGGCTTCGCAGTCGCCGGTATCGGCATGGCTCTTGCCGTCGTCCAGTACGTCCTGGGCGGCCGCCACCTCGGTGATATCGGCAAGGAGCCGGCCAAGCCGGCGTCGCCGGAGGAGAAGCGCGCTGTTCTGCGCAAGGTCGGACTGTGGAGCGGCCTCGCCGTCCTCGCGCTGGTGGCCGACATCGTCGTGGGCACGTACGACATCGAGCACATCGTCAACGTCCTGGCCATCCTCGGCATCGTCGTGCCGATCGTGTACTTCATCACGATCTTCCGGGACCCGGCTCTCACGAACGAGGATCGGCCGAAGATCAAGGCGTACGTGTGGTTCTTCGTGACCGCCGTGCTGTTCTGGATGATCTACGACCAGTCCGGCTCACTGCTGACGATCTTCGCCAACAACAAGACGGACCGCATGATCGGCGGCTGGGAGTTCCCGGCCTCCTGGTACCAGTCGGTGAACCCGATGATGGTCATCGTCCTGGCCCCCGTCTTCGCCGCCCTGTGGGTCAGGCTGGCCAAGCGCAACCGTGAGCCCAGCACCCCGCTGAAGTTCGCCCTGGCGATGCTCCTCATCGGTGGCTCCTTCGGCATCATGGGCCTGGCCGGCGCTGCCGCCGCCAACAGCGAGACCGGCAAGGTCACCGTCTTCTGGCTGCTGAGCGTCTACCTGGTCCAGACCCTCGGCGAGATGTGCCTGTCGCCAGTCGGCCTGTCCCTGTCGACCAAGCTGGCCCCGAAGCTGTTCGTCGGCCAGATCATGGGTCTGTGGTTCCTCGCCACCTCGACGGGCAACGCCCTGAACGGCTGGACCACCAAGCTCAACGCCCCGCTGGGCGACACCCTCTACTACACGATGTGGGCGATCATCGCGGTCGCCGCGGGCCTCGCCTTCATGACGGCGGGCAAGAAGATCCGCGCGCTCATGGGCGATGTGAAGTAA
- a CDS encoding ATP-binding protein, whose amino-acid sequence MRRRLINSTLAVVLVVIAVFGVSLVLVETRTISSSAQESVDSEALRLVSIVDSRLIGGEPVNPDILAEQSGAKRYAQIQIPGRAPIAIGERPSGSVIRGVARGERGESVTVEESRSSVTREVGRTLLIIAAVSLLAVVAAVLLAVRQANRLGSPLTDLAETAERLGSGDPRPRHKRYGVPELDRVADVLDASAERIARMLTAERRLAADASHQLRTPLTALSMRLEEITVAEDLETVKEEASIALAQVERLTDVVERLLTNSRDPRTGSAVVFDLDEVVKQQLEEWRPAYRSAGRAIVCSGRQGMRAVGTPGAVAQVLAALIENSLMHGGGTVAVRTRVTGNQAVVEVTDEGPGVPADLGARIFERTISGRNSTGIGLAVARDLAEADGGRLELLQQDPPVFALFLSRVQRGRRDEQTPMVR is encoded by the coding sequence TTGCGCCGCCGCCTCATCAACTCCACGCTCGCCGTCGTGCTCGTCGTCATCGCCGTCTTCGGTGTCTCCCTCGTCCTCGTCGAGACCCGCACCATCAGCAGCAGCGCCCAGGAGAGCGTGGACTCCGAGGCCCTCCGCCTCGTCAGCATCGTCGACAGTCGGCTCATCGGCGGCGAGCCCGTCAACCCGGACATCCTGGCCGAGCAGAGCGGCGCCAAGCGGTACGCGCAGATCCAGATCCCCGGCCGCGCGCCCATCGCGATCGGCGAGCGCCCCTCCGGCAGCGTCATCCGCGGCGTCGCGCGCGGCGAGCGCGGCGAGTCCGTCACTGTCGAGGAATCCCGTTCCTCCGTCACCCGCGAGGTCGGCCGGACCCTGCTGATCATCGCCGCGGTTTCGCTGCTCGCGGTCGTCGCCGCCGTACTGCTCGCCGTACGCCAGGCGAACCGGCTCGGCTCGCCGCTCACCGACCTCGCCGAGACCGCCGAGCGACTCGGCTCCGGCGACCCGCGCCCCCGCCACAAGCGCTACGGCGTCCCCGAGCTCGACCGGGTCGCCGACGTCCTCGACGCCAGCGCCGAGCGCATCGCGCGCATGCTCACCGCCGAGCGCCGGCTCGCCGCGGATGCCTCGCACCAGCTCCGTACGCCACTGACCGCGCTCTCCATGCGGCTGGAGGAGATCACCGTCGCCGAGGACCTCGAGACGGTGAAGGAGGAGGCGAGCATCGCGCTCGCCCAGGTGGAGCGGCTCACCGATGTGGTGGAGCGGCTGCTCACCAACTCCCGTGATCCGCGTACCGGTTCCGCCGTCGTCTTCGATCTGGACGAGGTCGTCAAGCAGCAGCTGGAGGAGTGGCGGCCGGCCTACCGCAGCGCGGGCCGGGCGATCGTCTGCTCGGGACGGCAGGGCATGCGTGCCGTCGGCACCCCGGGCGCGGTCGCCCAGGTCCTCGCCGCGCTGATCGAGAACTCCCTCATGCACGGCGGCGGCACCGTCGCCGTCCGCACTCGCGTCACCGGCAACCAGGCCGTCGTCGAGGTGACCGACGAGGGCCCCGGCGTACCGGCCGACCTCGGCGCGCGAATTTTCGAGCGGACCATCAGCGGCCGCAACTCGACCGGCATCGGACTGGCCGTGGCCCGCGATCTGGCGGAGGCGGACGGCGGACGGCTCGAGCTGCTCCAGCAGGATCCGCCGGTCTTCGCGCTCTTCCTGAGCCGGGTGCAGCGCGGCCGCCGGGACGAGCAGACACCGATGGTCAGATAG
- a CDS encoding LPXTG cell wall anchor domain-containing protein, with translation MSYQKRTALALAAAVAGSVVLMAAPAAQASVVDVDYQCQTPIGPKGAVSPIDIKSVRSGGGYRLTMSFQKGVSSSPVELGKGAMKPSALIKLGGAEEGSVAVSGPANEAAIPANTPIKINDLTGTYTPKKSGKVTFTAGVLTIKALGTTTTCTPRNNPKPSLELDVTAAGGGSGGGGSDGGTGQNAQSGGELPKTGPVDSALALGTLGGTVLLAGAAGVLWLTRRGQRTAS, from the coding sequence GTGTCGTACCAGAAGCGGACAGCTCTCGCGCTGGCAGCAGCGGTGGCGGGCTCGGTGGTGCTGATGGCCGCCCCTGCCGCCCAAGCCAGTGTCGTGGACGTCGACTACCAGTGTCAGACTCCGATCGGGCCAAAAGGCGCGGTCTCGCCGATCGATATCAAGAGCGTCAGGAGCGGCGGCGGCTACCGGCTGACGATGTCCTTCCAGAAAGGCGTCTCCTCCAGCCCGGTGGAGCTCGGCAAGGGCGCGATGAAGCCGAGCGCACTGATCAAGCTGGGCGGCGCGGAGGAGGGTTCGGTCGCGGTCTCCGGGCCCGCGAACGAGGCGGCGATCCCGGCCAACACCCCTATCAAGATCAATGACTTGACGGGGACGTACACCCCGAAGAAGAGCGGCAAGGTCACCTTCACCGCCGGAGTGCTGACGATCAAGGCGCTCGGTACGACGACGACGTGCACTCCCAGGAACAACCCCAAGCCCTCGCTGGAACTCGACGTCACGGCGGCGGGCGGCGGTTCGGGCGGCGGCGGTTCCGACGGCGGTACGGGGCAGAACGCCCAGTCGGGCGGCGAACTCCCCAAGACCGGCCCGGTCGACTCGGCCCTCGCGCTCGGCACGCTCGGCGGGACGGTCCTGCTGGCCGGAGCGGCCGGGGTGCTGTGGCTGACCCGGCGCGGACAGCGCACCGCGAGCTGA
- the purE gene encoding 5-(carboxyamino)imidazole ribonucleotide mutase, producing MTSPAASPLVGIVMGSDSDWPVMEAAAQALEEFEIPYEVDVVSAHRMPREMIAYGEEADGRGLKAIIAGAGGAAHLPGMLASVTPLPVIGVPVPLKYLDGMDSLLSIVQMPAGVPVATVSVAGARNAGLLAARILATQDSELLARMREFQQELNDQATEKGKRLRTKVEGAGAFGFGK from the coding sequence ATGACCAGCCCCGCAGCCAGCCCCCTCGTCGGCATCGTCATGGGCTCGGACTCCGACTGGCCCGTCATGGAAGCCGCCGCGCAGGCGCTCGAAGAGTTCGAGATCCCCTACGAGGTCGATGTCGTCTCCGCGCACCGGATGCCGCGCGAGATGATCGCGTACGGGGAGGAGGCCGACGGCCGCGGCCTCAAGGCGATCATCGCGGGCGCCGGGGGAGCGGCCCATCTGCCGGGCATGCTCGCCTCCGTCACCCCGCTGCCCGTGATCGGCGTGCCGGTGCCGCTGAAGTACCTCGACGGGATGGACTCCCTGCTCTCCATCGTGCAGATGCCGGCGGGCGTGCCCGTGGCCACCGTCTCCGTGGCCGGCGCCCGCAACGCCGGTCTGCTCGCGGCCCGCATCCTGGCCACGCAGGACAGCGAACTCCTCGCCCGTATGCGGGAGTTCCAGCAGGAGCTGAACGACCAGGCCACCGAGAAGGGCAAGCGGCTGCGCACCAAGGTCGAAGGTGCGGGCGCCTTCGGCTTCGGGAAGTAG
- a CDS encoding STAS domain-containing protein produces MDRGTVGSANRGRLQVEVRTEGHSEVVKPAGELDHHTAELLRAPLDDAVEQGRVRLVIDCSELEFCDSTGLNVLLGARLKAEAAGGGVHLAGMLPVVARVFEITGADAVFTVHDSLEAALSD; encoded by the coding sequence ATGGACCGCGGGACGGTCGGCAGCGCGAACCGGGGCCGGCTTCAGGTCGAGGTTCGGACCGAGGGCCACAGCGAGGTGGTGAAACCGGCGGGTGAGCTGGATCACCACACCGCCGAATTGCTGCGCGCGCCACTGGACGACGCGGTCGAGCAGGGCCGGGTACGGCTGGTCATCGACTGTTCGGAGCTCGAGTTCTGCGACTCCACCGGGCTCAATGTGCTGCTCGGCGCGCGACTGAAGGCCGAGGCGGCCGGGGGAGGGGTCCATCTGGCCGGGATGCTGCCCGTAGTGGCCAGGGTCTTCGAGATCACCGGAGCAGATGCGGTCTTCACCGTGCACGACTCCCTCGAAGCGGCCCTCTCCGACTGA
- a CDS encoding GtrA family protein, giving the protein MSERSALRVPLDQLTREFAKFGAVGAVGLLVDLGVFNLVRTLTDLPVVRASIVATVVAIAFNYVGFRYFTYRDRDKTRRTKELTLFFLFSLVGLVIQSGVLYAATYGFGWDSPLQSNVFKFLGIGIATLFRFWSYRTWVFRALPVREAVQTAESFLGQRPPQPDRVSR; this is encoded by the coding sequence ATGAGTGAACGAAGCGCACTGCGCGTGCCGCTTGATCAGCTCACGCGCGAGTTCGCGAAGTTTGGCGCGGTTGGTGCGGTGGGGCTCCTGGTGGACCTGGGAGTCTTCAATCTCGTACGGACTCTCACGGACCTCCCTGTGGTACGGGCGAGCATCGTGGCCACGGTCGTCGCGATCGCCTTCAACTATGTGGGCTTCCGCTACTTCACCTACCGGGACCGCGACAAGACCCGCAGGACCAAGGAGCTGACGCTCTTCTTCCTGTTCAGCCTGGTCGGGCTGGTGATCCAGAGCGGGGTGCTCTACGCCGCGACGTACGGCTTCGGCTGGGACAGTCCGCTCCAGAGCAATGTGTTCAAGTTCCTCGGTATCGGCATCGCGACGCTGTTCCGCTTCTGGTCGTACCGCACCTGGGTGTTCCGGGCGCTGCCGGTGCGCGAGGCCGTACAGACCGCGGAGTCCTTCCTCGGGCAGCGACCGCCGCAGCCCGACCGGGTGTCCCGCTGA
- a CDS encoding dipeptidase: MDSATDFLTAARELLAAHPVVDGHNDLPWALRQQVRYDLDRLDIAGDQTGRLHTDIPRLRSGGVGAQFWSVYVRSDMAGDDAVSATLEQIDGVRQLLERYPADLAAALSADDMEKARGEGRIASLMGAEGGHSINNSLATLRALFALGVRYMTLTHNDNIAWADSATDEVGVGGLSAFGHEVVREMNRIGMLVDLSHVAVSTMRDALATSVAPVVFSHSSSRAICDHVRNIPDDVLAQLPDNGGIAMATFVPKFILPAAVDWTRAADENMRAHGLHHLDTTPEAMKVHEAFEAANPRPMATAATVADHLDHMREVAGIDHIGIGGDFDGTAFTPTGLEDVAGYPNLIAELLRRGWSDADLAKLTWQNAVRTLRAAEDVSRDLQRGRGPSNATIEQLDG, encoded by the coding sequence ATGGACTCAGCCACGGACTTCCTCACCGCGGCGCGCGAACTCCTCGCCGCCCACCCCGTCGTCGACGGCCACAACGACCTGCCCTGGGCGCTGCGCCAGCAGGTCCGTTACGACCTGGACCGCCTCGACATCGCCGGCGACCAGACCGGCCGGCTGCACACCGACATCCCGCGGCTGCGTTCCGGCGGGGTCGGCGCGCAGTTCTGGTCCGTGTACGTACGCAGCGACATGGCCGGCGACGACGCGGTCAGCGCGACCCTCGAGCAGATCGACGGGGTGCGCCAGCTCCTTGAGCGCTATCCGGCGGACCTGGCCGCAGCCCTGAGCGCGGACGACATGGAGAAGGCGCGCGGCGAGGGCCGTATCGCCTCGCTCATGGGCGCCGAGGGCGGCCACTCCATCAACAACTCCCTCGCCACCCTGCGGGCCCTGTTCGCGCTGGGCGTGCGCTATATGACGCTCACCCACAACGACAACATCGCGTGGGCGGACTCGGCGACGGACGAGGTGGGCGTCGGCGGTCTGTCGGCCTTCGGCCATGAGGTCGTACGGGAGATGAACCGCATCGGCATGCTGGTCGACCTCTCGCACGTCGCTGTGTCGACGATGCGCGACGCGCTGGCCACCTCGGTCGCGCCGGTCGTCTTCTCGCACTCGTCGTCCCGGGCGATATGCGACCACGTGCGCAACATTCCCGACGACGTGCTGGCGCAGCTGCCCGACAACGGCGGTATCGCCATGGCGACGTTCGTACCGAAGTTCATCCTTCCGGCGGCCGTCGACTGGACACGGGCCGCGGACGAGAACATGCGCGCGCACGGCCTCCACCACCTGGACACCACGCCGGAGGCCATGAAGGTCCACGAGGCCTTCGAGGCGGCGAACCCACGGCCGATGGCGACGGCCGCGACGGTCGCCGACCATCTCGACCACATGCGCGAGGTCGCCGGCATCGACCACATCGGCATCGGCGGCGACTTCGACGGCACGGCCTTCACCCCGACCGGGCTCGAGGACGTCGCGGGCTACCCGAACCTGATCGCGGAGCTGCTGCGCCGCGGCTGGTCCGACGCCGACCTGGCGAAGCTCACCTGGCAGAACGCGGTGCGTACACTGCGCGCGGCCGAAGACGTCTCCCGCGACCTGCAGCGGGGCCGCGGACCGTCCAACGCGACGATCGAGCAGCTCGACGGCTGA
- a CDS encoding 5-(carboxyamino)imidazole ribonucleotide synthase, which produces MVGGGQLARMTHEAGIPLGIRFKLLSDTAQDSAAQVVSEVVIGDYRDLDTLREFARGCDVITFDHEHVPIEHLRALEADGIPVRPGPDALVHAQDKGVMRAKLDELGAPCPRHRIVADPADVSAFAEEVGGFPVILKTVRGGYDGKGVWFVRTQHEAEAPFRAGVPVLAEEKVDFTRELAANIVRSPHGQAVAYPVVESQQVDGVCDTVIAPAPNLPEALAGQAQELALRIAKDLGVVGHLAVELFETTDGRILVNELAMRPHNSGHWTQDGAVTSQFANHVRAILDLPLGDPRPRAGWTVMCNVLGGDYPDMYAAYLHCMARDPQLKIHMYGKDVKPGRKVGHVNTYGDDLDDVLERARHAAGYLRGTITE; this is translated from the coding sequence ATGGTCGGCGGCGGTCAGCTCGCCCGTATGACCCACGAGGCGGGCATCCCCCTCGGCATCAGATTCAAGCTCCTCAGTGACACTGCGCAGGACTCGGCGGCCCAGGTGGTCAGCGAGGTCGTCATCGGCGACTACCGCGACCTGGACACGCTGCGTGAGTTCGCGCGGGGCTGCGACGTGATCACTTTCGATCACGAGCACGTCCCGATCGAGCACCTGCGGGCCCTGGAGGCGGACGGCATCCCCGTCCGGCCGGGGCCCGACGCCTTGGTGCACGCGCAGGACAAGGGCGTGATGCGCGCCAAGCTCGACGAGCTCGGCGCGCCCTGCCCGCGCCACCGCATCGTCGCGGACCCCGCCGATGTGTCGGCGTTCGCCGAGGAGGTGGGCGGCTTCCCCGTCATCCTCAAGACGGTGCGCGGCGGCTACGACGGCAAGGGCGTCTGGTTCGTCCGTACGCAGCACGAGGCCGAGGCCCCGTTCCGGGCCGGTGTCCCCGTCCTCGCGGAGGAGAAGGTCGACTTCACCCGCGAGCTCGCGGCGAACATCGTCCGCTCTCCGCACGGCCAGGCAGTCGCCTATCCCGTCGTCGAGTCCCAGCAGGTCGACGGCGTCTGCGACACGGTGATCGCGCCCGCGCCGAATCTTCCGGAGGCGCTCGCGGGCCAGGCACAGGAGCTCGCCCTGCGGATCGCGAAGGACCTCGGCGTCGTCGGCCATCTCGCGGTCGAGCTCTTCGAGACGACCGACGGCCGCATCCTGGTCAACGAACTCGCCATGCGCCCGCACAACTCCGGCCACTGGACCCAGGACGGCGCGGTCACCTCGCAGTTCGCCAACCATGTCCGCGCCATCCTCGACCTCCCGCTCGGCGACCCGCGCCCGCGCGCCGGCTGGACGGTCATGTGCAATGTGCTGGGCGGCGACTACCCCGACATGTACGCGGCCTATCTGCACTGCATGGCCCGCGACCCGCAGCTCAAGATCCATATGTATGGCAAGGACGTGAAGCCCGGCCGCAAGGTGGGGCACGTCAACACCTACGGCGACGACCTGGACGACGTGCTGGAGCGCGCCCGTCACGCAGCCGGCTATCTCAGAGGAACGATCACGGAATGA
- a CDS encoding response regulator transcription factor, whose product MTRVLLAEDDASISEPLARALRREGYEVEVREDGPTALEAGLVGGVDLVVLDLGLPGMDGLEVARRLRAEGHTVPVLVLTARADEVDTVVGLDAGADDYVTKPFRLAELLARVRALLRRGAAEHVPAPATHGVRIDVESHRAWMGDEELQLTAKEFDLLRVLVRDAGRVVTRDQLMREVWDTTWWSSTKTLDMHISWLRKKLGDDAANPRYIATVRGVGFRFEKS is encoded by the coding sequence ATGACCCGTGTACTGCTCGCCGAGGACGACGCTTCCATCTCGGAGCCGCTGGCCCGCGCCCTACGTCGGGAGGGGTACGAGGTCGAGGTGCGCGAAGACGGTCCGACCGCGCTCGAAGCCGGACTTGTCGGCGGCGTGGACCTCGTCGTCCTCGACCTCGGGCTGCCCGGCATGGACGGCCTGGAGGTCGCCAGACGGCTGCGTGCCGAGGGCCACACCGTGCCCGTCCTGGTGCTGACCGCCCGCGCCGACGAAGTGGACACCGTGGTGGGCCTGGACGCCGGCGCCGACGACTACGTCACCAAGCCGTTCCGCCTCGCCGAGCTGCTCGCCCGGGTACGGGCCCTGCTGCGGCGCGGCGCCGCCGAGCACGTCCCGGCGCCCGCCACCCACGGCGTACGGATCGACGTCGAGTCGCACCGGGCCTGGATGGGCGACGAGGAGCTCCAGCTCACGGCCAAGGAGTTCGACCTGCTGCGGGTCCTGGTCAGGGACGCGGGCCGGGTGGTCACCCGCGACCAACTGATGCGCGAGGTCTGGGACACCACGTGGTGGTCGTCCACCAAGACGCTGGACATGCACATCTCGTGGCTGCGCAAGAAGCTCGGCGACGACGCGGCGAACCCGCGCTACATCGCCACGGTCCGGGGAGTGGGCTTCCGCTTCGAGAAGAGCTGA